A window of the Eleutherodactylus coqui strain aEleCoq1 chromosome 8, aEleCoq1.hap1, whole genome shotgun sequence genome harbors these coding sequences:
- the LOC136577557 gene encoding hemoglobin subunit alpha-2-like — protein sequence MALTADDKAHIQAIWPCVAAHPAELGGEALHRMFVCHPKTKTYFPGFDFHKDSAQIKAHGKKVVNALTEASHHLDNIPGALSKLSDLHAYDLRVDPGNFDHLRHHILVTMGCHFPDKLDCCTHQSMDKFLAAVGNALTSKYR from the exons ATGGCTCTCACTGCTGATGACAAAGCCCACATCCAGGCCATCTGGCCATGTGTAGCAGCCCACCCTGCTGAACTAGGAGGAGAGGCTTTGCACAG GATGTTTGTTTGCCACCCCAAGACCAAGACCTACTTCCCAGGTTTTGATTTCCACAAGGACTCTGCTCAAATTAAAGCTCATGGCAAGAAAGTAGTTAATGCTCTGACTGAAGCTTCACATCACCTGGACAACATTCCGGGAGCCCTGTCTAAGCTGAGCGATCTCCATGCCTATGATCTGAGAGTGGATCCTGGGAACTTTGAT CATCTGCGTCACCACATCCTGGTTACAATGGGTTGCCACTTCCCAGACAAGCTTGATTGTTGCACTCATCAGTCTATGGACAAGTTCCTGGCTGCCGTTGGAAACGCCCTGACCTCAAAATACCGTTAA